Below is a genomic region from Bactrocera neohumeralis isolate Rockhampton unplaced genomic scaffold, APGP_CSIRO_Bneo_wtdbg2-racon-allhic-juicebox.fasta_v2 ctg3779, whole genome shotgun sequence.
taggaaccaatgatgatagcggaataaaactttacaaaaatacggtatttgaaaaatatttaaatgacggataatgaaatctcgattatcactttaccatgcgagagtataaaatgttcggtgacacccgaacttagcccttccttacttgttattattggataatattcgaccgagtAGACTACGTCCCgaacgcagtgaagaaaatatagcaaccgttGCTgcgagtgtacacgaagaccgtggagagtcgattcggcgcctttcgcagcaactcggactcaTCTTAAAttgaactgaagccgctcgaccttcccaagcggcatcgtttcgctctatgtACTCCTGAAGAGTTCCAAGAAGTTCCGACGTTttggagccaaattttgttcagtgatttctggctcaatgggtaagcaaacaagcaaaatcgCCGCTTTTGGGGCAAAGGCAACGTGAAgacattcaagagctgccagttcatttagaaaaaacaacggtttgatgtggtttatgggccggtggaGTCttcaaaatgatgccggtgagaacgtaaccatcaattgcgaccgttatcgcggcatgataaccgactatttgttgcttgaaattgaagctcgtaatcaATCACTTCTCACACACTgcaccaatcaatggatttattgagaaaacacttcggtgagcagataatttcacgttttgggccggtcgattggccaccaagatcgtgtgatattacaccgttagactttttcctatggggatatgtaaagtctaaagtctatgcggaaaatcccgcttcgattcagaccttggagcaaaacatcacgcgtgtcattcagcagttatcagtcgaaatgctcgaacgagtcatagaAAATAGGAGTAACCAGATGGATCATCCGCTACATTTGAAAAAGGCAATCTCTAaaatataaatgccaaagaatgttctttcgaataataataaatattcccttTAAAGTTAAAGTTTCTATGCTTTTTTTAAGTACGGAATCTTAAAATGGATCGCTCTTTATTTTCCATGCATTGAATAGTTTATCGTAATAGTTTTAAGCAACGCGTGGCTGGATTAAATCATTCcagaatatatgaatatttgaaattacaACGACACTGAATGTCTTTAAAAATCTTTAACAAAAAGGTAGGAATCTTCAAGCTCTTCTCTGTTCTTCCTTTCTCTTCATCCTGTCACATTGACATCATAGGCGTCATTGAAATCCTCAAGGATCTAATCACTAACGTATAATTGGCTTAGGAGTTGCTAATCAATGGGCCGCTGATCTCTTTAGAAAATGGATAAAACTGTACATATTGTTTAAAAGAttaggttatatacatatgtagtacatatatttatatttcaaataataaaacataatataaatGAAACTGAGTTCCTTTGAAAAACCACAACACAAACTGCACGAATCCTATGAAGCTAAAGTCTGAACCATCGTTTGTCCTCCTCCAGTTCatctttttacattttaattggCATCCTTGGAGTCGTTAGGTATCGCCGAAAATATCGGCTTCACTAACATTAAATTGGCTAAGGAATTGCTCAGACCAGTCATTGATACGCCGCTGATTTCTCTCACTCAATTCATCTTTGTAGCTGCCAACTATGCCACGACGCATAAATCTGCAACAAAATTGTTTAATCTTTATAAAACCGTTTGAACTTCTTCTTGCAGTACTTACTCAAAGTCGGTAGCCACAGCCCTTTGACCAGAACCTTTAATTATTTCCGTTGGATTCGTTTGATGATTTGCTTCGGATGAGAATAGCAGttaatggatttttttaaatgcgtgTGGAATCTAAAAacattcaaatataaataacactTCTCTACCTTTCATATTTTCGAATGACAGGTGCTTCAATAGCTTCTCCATCTGCTCTTCAGTCAAAGCGGGTTTCTCCAAAAACACATTCAAACGCTCCAAAACTCCCCGGAGATTGCGTTTCATTTCCTCAAAGGTGACGAAAAATACATTCGGCTCGGTGCGCATTTGCCACATGGTGAAAACGTGAGGCCAAAAAGGAGTATAAGTTATATTAGCATTTAAGAAGTCATTAAGAAAATCGTCCTCGTCGCCTTGGTAGGCGCCCTTGCCGCGTATAAAGTGACTGAAGGAGATCAAAACATCTTTCGGGTTGCGAGCACAGTAAATTAACTGACAACGGGCGTATGAATTACTATAAGTTGATTGTAATAGttctttttgtattgaaaattcaCTTTACTCACCTTCACCTTCTTTTGCCAAATTTGGCGCGGCAATAAATGCGGTGGCAAATGAGATTTGATACATCGTGGCGATTTGAGCTGTTCAGCCAATGTAACGCTGTCTTCGTACCTTGGATCATATAACATACTGATGCTGGAAATGTGatgaaatattacaattttttagttgcataatatacaaaaattcacCTACTCCATGTAGACGCTGCGCTTTAGCAAATGCGCTCGACTCGCCTCTTCATAGTCCAAGTTATTAAGTAGCAACCAAGCGGCTTCTTGCATCCAAGTTGTCCCACATTTCGGAAAGGTGACTATGAAGACATCATCATTTCTCACTTCGAACTGGTAAATTCGCGCAAAAAAGTCCTTAAATTTTGGGGGCGCTGTGAACCAAGTTGCAGCCCAATTCCATTTGAGGGGTATACAATCGCCATCAGTAGACACTCTAATTACTTCACGCCTTTTTGTACCAGTTATTGGATCATCGGGCATAGTTTTATTTGGTGCGATATGCAGCATTAtctaaaaaatgtgaaaacgaTTCCTAAGAATGGACGAATTTTATTAGCAGCTTATTTTGGAGGTAGTACACTCGAAGTATTTCTATATCCTGCACCGACCCAAGTAGCATGACAGCCGCATTTATTGATTTTCGATCACAGTCAAATTGAGGCACTTGGACTaatctcaaaaaatatatacatatgtagatattaaTAGTGATCTAGAAGAACGTTACTCTAcgaaaactttattttagtgAAGCTCGTCCGTTGGTCGTCAGAGTGTAATTATTTTTCGTGTCACCTTTCATTATCTTTGTTTAtctattatttaaattacgTGAATGATAGCTATCCCAGATGCTTTGCCGACAAATGACAAAAGTAATTCCTGCGAATATTTAGTCAATGGCCTTCTTTACGTCAGCTAACAAATCTGCATCTCGTCCACCTAATATACCACACAATTTTGAAACATACACTAAGAAATTCCATATTCTACGTTTCTGTGGCACACTATTAATTTTTCCCCTGATGGTACTCGTATTAGCCCGATTCCGCCTTTTGTTCAATGCACCAACTGCGTCATATTATCTAGCATAATTTAAACGAAATCCAGTTTCGTATTGGTATAAGATTCTACAATAGCTCCAGTTTCATAGCTGGAGTTGTGTTTTAGAGACAAATCTCTCACTTTATAATCACCTTTTGTAACTATTCTTTATGgaggattttattatttcttgaaAATGTTCTCACAAatttactacatatatatgcagTACAGCCGAGCGTTAGTTGCAAATTTCATTGTACCATGGGAGTAGGCGATAAGAAACTAACGAGTGCAGTATTTGCATGTATGTTGTGCCCGGCCTAGATTGTTTAATTAAGAATTCATATCAAGATCAACGCACTTGAGCTTTTATTCCCATTAATTACAGCACAATGCAATGGGTTACATAGTAGGGATGCACAATTTTcgaattactttttataatttcgaatatcatttattttatttaacaatgtttgtaaataaatcaaatatataaaaaagtctgCAAAAAGTTGTGGAGCTCCTTTTattcttttcttttcaaatcGAATTGAAAAACAGGAAAACCTGAAATGATAGTTAGTTCTTTttgaaattgaagaattttatcaaaTCGAAGAGTGAAACAGAGCTTTAAAATATACTATCAAAATTGTTGCTTacaaagttaaatttaaataaaaaggattTCCGGTGGTTGTAATCAGATTACACTAACTCAAGAACTTGCGAAACTGCTTACATTCTAACCGATTTGTGGGAAAGCTTTGCACTtccatatattcatatatgaagGTTACGTGAAATAACGGAGGTatttaaagattattaatctttATTCTCATCTTAAATAAAAGCCGTTGTgaatttctacattaattcGAATATACTTGAACAAATTATTCCCGCTTTTTGACGCACCCTTTACTAGGCGTTCCTCAATAATATTGTGAATGTATTTATACACGTCAATGAGGAGATCGACGCATTTTAGTAGCCTGAGTGCTTAAATACTATGCGATGGGTTTGTGTTCTAAGACCGAGCTTAACTcgtataccttataccttatatacatatatatatatatatatattacctTTCTCTCTAAAGGCTATATCACATTTCATCACGAATCTACTGATATTCTAATCGATTTGTGGGAAACCGGTGCTCTTACAAATATGTAGATCATATGAAGTAACGGTAGTatttaaagattattaatctttATTCTCATCTTAAACAAATGCCGTTTTGAATTTGAGCAATAGTTGAAACAGAATCTGAGCCCAAAACTTGCATAATTATACGGGTATGTTCAGTGCTTATGACAAGATATCACAATTTTAGACAGAAGACTAATGGTATTGTTACGCAGAGATGCTTGATCAATTTGCAATGGAGAAAAAGACGACGAAACGCTACGAAatcgtaaaatatttgaatgttatGACAACTTAAGCAAATACCAATTGAACTTCCATACacgtaaattaagaaaaaaacatgCTCGGACTTcggaaatgtttaaaaatttgtaaagaacCTATAAAGTGGATCAAAACAACTCGgagacatatatgtattatattttcgtttcgacttgcatatatgtacatatcgtcacctgaaatgcaaaataacgtatcatcaaaaaattcgaaattgagagtctcattgattacgcttcactacttcaaattacatacataatattacatatgttcaacatttcctggttctgcggtcagatataaaccaattttaactaatattaaaattttgtttcactcatgttccattttatttcgtgtttcattcatgccactataaatttacgaaaattttgttacgttattttgcatttcaggtgacgatatgtgaTATTAGTATTTTCATTTGCTCAGCTTATAAATTGTCTTACTTAATCAATCGATTGGGTATAAAAACTTCAAGTTGAACTCTTAATATGCCCACGTGAATGTTATGCACAAtgttatgtatttaaataatcagTTGCGAAATTATTATAGATTTCGTAGCGTTAACAACACTGCATCCCATTTATAATTACTCGCATAAATACTCgcaatacagggtttgtccggaaagtaataggactgagtcgatttaaaaaaattattgaaccaatcgttacaattcttaaaacactttcaaaataggatccttctgcgtcgatgcaatgatgccagcgcgatttccaagcattgaggGCATCACGGAAGTCATTTTCCGGAATTGCCCtaagagccgaggtgcatgctgcttggatcccatTTCaccggccttttcaggcaaggaaacaaaaacacggggctgtagggcggctgcggaagcgttgggatgccggccttggttaggtagctatTTACAAGAAAGGCGATGTGAGCCGCGGCAACTTCCAagcggctgcgatgtcttgtcggacccgattgacccttcgtttgagtctcttgaggatttTCACTTAAAACTTGGCGTTGGCGGGTTTTCCAGggggaacaaattcatggtgaatgatacctttgatgtcaaaaaatataatgaccatcgttttcactttggaatcggtcattcttccggtcttcatcagcgacctcttcctgATTCTCCCAAAAGACTTGGTGCCACCGAAATACACCATTTCTTGCATCTGGGTAAatctgcttgatcatatcaaacgtctctgtcgcagataaAGAACtttgcattttcggcttgcaccactcacagaaacaggtcgcgcgaaaatgtttgtcctcaCTCTCCAGATGCTCGGACACAACTGACCAgctgctcgttcgttagctaggaacgccctctaccgaatccagtcggtgcgcacGCTATGAAGTACAGTCGTCGCGGAacaaaatcagtcctattactttccggacaaaccctgtaagtcAAAAAGAGATAAGATAACCACTTGTTTGTtcagcttacccaacacagaGTGCAATGGAAGCTCACCCCACGCAAGGCACTGTCAGAAAGTTTTTCCGTAGTTTCGATATTTGTTTTGGGTATGGGTTTTACTTAGTATTTTTTGGTTAtacaacttaaaatatttgtgaaagtaCGATGACAAATCGAACAAATTTGCCACTTGTTGTTGCAGCCGTCAAAAGAAATGGAAAACTAGAAGATATAGTGCCGCTTGCCCCGCTCGTTGTGACGAgtgtatgtttttaaaaattgcagagatatacttatgtaatatTGTATGTTTCGAAATATCTGCATTAAAAAATATCCAGCCAACCAAAGTtacattttttggcaaaatcctttttatactcttacaaccagttgctacagagtattattattacagttttgtaacggttatttgtatcatctaaaactaatcgcGTTAGACATaggattatatatatagtatataaatgatcagggtgacgagaaaagttgagatccgggtgactgtctgtctcttcgtccgtc
It encodes:
- the LOC126767069 gene encoding sulfotransferase 1 family member D1-like isoform X2, translated to MLHIAPNKTMPDDPITGTKRREVIRVSTDGDCIPLKWNWAATWFTAPPKFKDFFARIYQFEVRNDDVFIVTFPKCGTTWMQEAAWLLLNNLDYEEASRAHLLKRSVYMDISMLYDPRYEDSVTLAEQLKSPRCIKSHLPPHLLPRQIWQKKVKLIYCARNPKDVLISFSHFIRGKGAYQGDEDDFLNDFLNANITYTPFWPHVFTMWQMRTEPNVFFVTFEEMKRNLRGVLERLNVFLEKPALTEEQMEKLLKHLSFENMKANHQTNPTEIIKGSGQRAVATDFEFMRRGIVGSYKDELSERNQRRINDWSEQFLSQFNVSEADIFGDT
- the LOC126767069 gene encoding sulfotransferase 1 family member D1-like isoform X1, with protein sequence MEFLSIMLHIAPNKTMPDDPITGTKRREVIRVSTDGDCIPLKWNWAATWFTAPPKFKDFFARIYQFEVRNDDVFIVTFPKCGTTWMQEAAWLLLNNLDYEEASRAHLLKRSVYMDISMLYDPRYEDSVTLAEQLKSPRCIKSHLPPHLLPRQIWQKKVKLIYCARNPKDVLISFSHFIRGKGAYQGDEDDFLNDFLNANITYTPFWPHVFTMWQMRTEPNVFFVTFEEMKRNLRGVLERLNVFLEKPALTEEQMEKLLKHLSFENMKANHQTNPTEIIKGSGQRAVATDFEFMRRGIVGSYKDELSERNQRRINDWSEQFLSQFNVSEADIFGDT